The Cyanobacteriota bacterium genome includes the window TCTCATTACCCAGGCTGGTGCCAGTCGTATCCTAGCGATGGATCTCCATTCAGCACAGATTCAAGGCTACTTCGATATCCCCTTCGACCATGTTTACGGCTCACCGATAATCTTGCAATATCTAGAGGCCAAGAACCTAGCTGATATTGTAGTGGTTTCTCCTGATGTAGGCGGTGTTGCCCGTGCTAGAGCCTTTGCCAAAAAGCTAAACGACGCTCCCCTTGCCATTATTGACAAACGGCGACAGGCGCACAATGTGGCAGAAGTCCTAAATGTAATTGGTGATGTTAAGGACAAAACTGCCATTCTTGTAGACGACATGATTGACACTGCTGGAACCATCTGTGAGGGAGCGCGGCTATTGCGCCAACAGGGAGCTAGGGCAGTTTATGCCTGCGCTACCCATGCGGTCTTTTCACCCCCTGCTAGTGAGCGGCTTGCTAGTGGCTTGTTTGAAGAAGTGATTGTCACCAACACTATCCCAGTGCCGCCAGACCACGTGTTTTCGCAATTAACTGTGTTATCGGTGGCAAACCTGCTAGGAGAGGCCATTTGGCGAATTCACGAAGACAGTTCAGTAAGCAGCATGTTCCGCTGAAGTGAAGCAAGATTGAATCAGATCCTCCAAGCTGGTTGGCTAGGACACAACCACCGCTAACACTGTTTGGCAGTGTTGCATAGAGAGGGGTTGCAAAAGAGCACAGGTATGGTACGTTTCAGTTACCACACCTCAAACCTGCTGTGAAACCTTAATACCACACTGCGACTGGTCTGAGCATAACGCTAGACTGAACCAAAGGAGAAGCCTCACCGTTTGAATTGAGGAGTTGCGCGATCGCTGCAACCTAGATGATGAGAGAGTTGATCGGGCGTGTTCACTTCAGCACATAATTCTGCCAAATTGGGCAGTCATGGTTCGTGACTGTAGGTAACATGATAAGACAGTTGCCTTGGTTATTCTGAATTCCATGAGTGTTCCTGCATCTACGCCTGACCCAACGGCGGGCATCTCTGAACAACTGAACAAGCAGACAGGGCGCTATGCCAACCACCAAGAGGTAGATCGGGAAGCGCTGACCCCAATGATGCGTCACTATGCAGATGTCAAGGATCAGTATCCCCAGGCAATTTTGCTCTATCGGGTGGGGGACTTTTTCGAGACTTTCTTCCAGGATGCGATTACCGTGGCGCGGGAACTAGAACTGGTGCTGACCAGCAAAGAGTGCGGTAAGGATTTAGACCGGGCGTTTATGGCGGGCATTCCCCATCATGCCCTAGAGCGCTACTGTGCCCTGCTGGTGGATCGGGGCTATGCTGTGGCAATCTGCGACCAAGTGGAAGATCCAGCAGCAGCCCAGGGGTTGGTGCGGCGGGAAGTAACCCGTGTGATTACACCAGGAACAGTGCTGGAAGAGGGGATGTTGCAGGCACGATGCAATAACTTTTTGGCGGCGATCGTCCTAGCCGGTAACCATTGGGGTTTAGCCTATGCCGATGTCTCTACTGGTGAATTCTTGGCCACCCAATCCGTAGAAACCCTCCAGAATAAATCCCTATTGGAGCAACTGACCCAAGAACTATTTCGCATCCAGCCTTCGGAAGTGTTGCTGCCTACCGATGCCCCTGATTTGGTGGGTCTGTTGCGTCCTGGTGAAAAAACTGAGCAACTGCCTGCAAGCCTGCCTCCCCAGTTTTGCTACACCCTGCGTCCCCAATTGCCCTTCAGCCTGCCAGAAGCCCGTCACCGTCTGCTCACCCGCTTTCGCCTGCGTTCCCTCGAAGGACTGGGCTGTAACCACCTGCCCCTCGTGATCCGTGCTGCTGGCGGCTTGTTGGAGTATCTAGAGGAAACCTGGGAACGGGAGAAGAAAGGGCTAGGGACAGATTCTGGAGTCAGCACGCCACACTCGATTCCCCTCCAACTCCTACGTACCTATAC containing:
- the prs gene encoding ribose-phosphate diphosphokinase; this translates as LITQAGASRILAMDLHSAQIQGYFDIPFDHVYGSPIILQYLEAKNLADIVVVSPDVGGVARARAFAKKLNDAPLAIIDKRRQAHNVAEVLNVIGDVKDKTAILVDDMIDTAGTICEGARLLRQQGARAVYACATHAVFSPPASERLASGLFEEVIVTNTIPVPPDHVFSQLTVLSVANLLGEAIWRIHEDSSVSSMFR
- the mutS gene encoding DNA mismatch repair protein MutS gives rise to the protein MSVPASTPDPTAGISEQLNKQTGRYANHQEVDREALTPMMRHYADVKDQYPQAILLYRVGDFFETFFQDAITVARELELVLTSKECGKDLDRAFMAGIPHHALERYCALLVDRGYAVAICDQVEDPAAAQGLVRREVTRVITPGTVLEEGMLQARCNNFLAAIVLAGNHWGLAYADVSTGEFLATQSVETLQNKSLLEQLTQELFRIQPSEVLLPTDAPDLVGLLRPGEKTEQLPASLPPQFCYTLRPQLPFSLPEARHRLLTRFRLRSLEGLGCNHLPLVIRAAGGLLEYLEETWEREKKGLGTDSGVSTPHSIPLQLLRTYTLADYLTLDHQTRRNLEITQTVRDGTLYGSLLWAIDRTVTAMGGRALRRWLLQPLLSIDEITARQDTIQELVDNLELRQQLQALLKGIYDLERLTGRAGSGTANARDLVALAESFGKLPELAMLVAEARSPYLVTLQQVPPDLEQLGQRLRTHLTDSPPLYLTEGNLIRPGVNQQLDALRQQVEADQQWIANLEAEERSATGIPTLKVSYNKTFGYYISISRAKADQVPA